From Coriobacteriaceae bacterium, a single genomic window includes:
- a CDS encoding PTS sugar transporter subunit IIB yields MIQLLRVDHRLLHGQVAVSWVQGLGSDCIFCVGDKVANDPVWKTTLKMGKPANVKLVIKDMEHAIEAINSGVTDKYKMIICVASIAEAKQLVDGCPQITSINLGNTKSKDERRPDARKISRQIFVTAAEEEDIRELVGRGVEVEIRALADDPKVDALSAL; encoded by the coding sequence ATGATTCAACTGCTTCGCGTCGACCATCGTCTGCTTCATGGCCAGGTGGCCGTCTCTTGGGTCCAGGGCTTGGGCTCTGACTGCATCTTCTGCGTTGGCGACAAGGTTGCCAACGATCCCGTCTGGAAGACTACGCTCAAGATGGGAAAGCCGGCCAACGTCAAGCTCGTCATCAAGGACATGGAGCACGCCATCGAGGCCATCAACTCCGGTGTTACCGATAAGTACAAGATGATCATCTGCGTCGCCAGCATCGCCGAGGCCAAGCAGCTTGTCGACGGCTGCCCGCAGATCACCTCCATCAACCTGGGCAACACCAAGTCCAAGGACGAGCGGCGTCCCGATGCCCGTAAGATCTCCCGCCAGATCTTTGTGACTGCTGCCGAGGAAGAGGACATTCGTGAGCTCGTCGGCCGCGGTGTCGAGGTCGAGATTCGCGCTCTGGCCGACGACCCCAAGGTCGATGCCCTAAGCGCCCTCTAA
- a CDS encoding GntR family transcriptional regulator, which yields MSSEPYAIPPKDRAFEGILWYIKHYDLQGGDRLPAERVLCEELGVSRTALRAAITRLISCGTLESRRGSGTYVCPPKPLNIFQETWNYTQAVERVGSKSTARLIWSKVVYADIDLAQKAQIDLGMPLFCIRRVRVVNGSPASIETAYVNLSLCPSLPDHDFEQESLYDVLLKEGNVHVTHGKEHISISRLNADEAKLLDAQEGTPVFYKASHERDENDGFVEYCKSVILPTKYRFADNGEADGVATKVGVEWLKR from the coding sequence ATGTCGAGCGAACCATATGCGATTCCGCCCAAAGATCGCGCTTTTGAGGGCATTCTTTGGTATATCAAACACTATGACTTACAGGGTGGCGATCGGTTGCCTGCCGAGCGCGTGCTCTGCGAAGAGCTGGGCGTATCGCGCACGGCGCTTCGTGCTGCCATAACGCGCCTTATATCGTGTGGAACCTTGGAGAGCCGTCGTGGCTCGGGCACCTATGTGTGCCCGCCCAAACCGCTGAACATTTTCCAGGAAACGTGGAACTATACCCAGGCCGTCGAGAGGGTCGGCTCAAAGTCCACCGCACGCCTGATATGGTCCAAGGTCGTGTATGCCGATATCGATTTGGCTCAAAAGGCGCAGATCGATCTGGGCATGCCGCTCTTCTGCATTCGACGCGTTCGCGTGGTCAATGGATCCCCCGCATCGATCGAGACGGCATACGTCAATCTGTCTTTATGTCCCTCGCTTCCCGATCACGATTTTGAGCAGGAGAGCCTCTACGACGTTTTGCTCAAAGAGGGAAATGTCCATGTGACGCACGGCAAGGAGCATATCTCCATCAGCCGCCTGAACGCCGACGAGGCCAAGCTGCTGGATGCCCAGGAGGGCACGCCGGTGTTTTACAAGGCGTCTCACGAACGCGACGAGAACGACGGCTTTGTCGAGTATTGCAAGTCCGTGATTCTGCCGACCAAGTATCGCTTTGCCGATAACGGCGAGGCGGACGGCGTTGCAACGAAGGTGGGTGTCGAATGGCTGAAGCGGTAG
- a CDS encoding sugar phosphate isomerase/epimerase has protein sequence MVVPELSLMNINHRYYSIETFFKAAGEAGYRNIELWTGSMHLYVDCHEHDSVDKIRDLAAQYGIKIVCVCPEQNNPKPWNVAVRGEAGQKRILSYFKNVIDVAVELGAPQILVTSGWAYLDEPAEDAWARSVAMLRSVCDYADTRGIRVALEALQPSESVLVNTAQDVVRILEAVDRPNLKACIDFGAMEVAGDTIDGYFEVLGEKIVHTHFVDVGGGTTHLAWGDGERDMRADLEALMRHGYTGYVSAETCDGRYYQGPSKATTQVIEMYRRVTAEMEAE, from the coding sequence ATGGTCGTACCCGAGCTTTCGCTCATGAACATCAACCATCGTTACTACAGCATCGAGACGTTTTTTAAGGCTGCAGGTGAGGCCGGCTATCGCAATATCGAGCTGTGGACCGGCTCGATGCACCTGTATGTGGATTGCCATGAGCACGATTCGGTGGATAAGATTCGCGATCTTGCCGCCCAATACGGTATCAAGATCGTGTGCGTGTGCCCCGAGCAGAACAACCCCAAGCCGTGGAACGTCGCGGTGCGCGGTGAGGCGGGCCAAAAACGCATCCTCTCGTACTTTAAGAATGTGATCGACGTAGCCGTTGAGTTGGGCGCGCCGCAGATTCTGGTGACGAGTGGTTGGGCCTATCTGGACGAGCCGGCTGAGGACGCCTGGGCCCGCAGCGTTGCCATGCTGCGCTCGGTGTGCGACTACGCCGATACGCGCGGTATTCGCGTCGCGCTCGAGGCCCTGCAGCCGTCGGAGTCCGTGTTGGTCAACACCGCACAGGATGTCGTGCGCATCCTCGAGGCGGTCGATCGTCCCAACCTGAAGGCCTGTATCGACTTTGGCGCCATGGAAGTTGCCGGCGACACGATCGACGGCTACTTTGAGGTTTTGGGCGAAAAGATCGTTCACACCCACTTTGTAGATGTGGGCGGCGGCACGACGCATCTTGCCTGGGGCGACGGCGAGCGTGATATGCGTGCCGACCTCGAGGCACTCATGCGCCACGGCTATACGGGCTATGTCTCGGCCGAGACGTGTGATGGCCGCTACTATCAGGGTCCGTCCAAGGCGACGACTCAGGTTATCGAGATGTATCGCCGTGTGACAGCGGAGATGGAAGCCGAATAA
- a CDS encoding PTS system mannose/fructose/sorbose family transporter subunit IID → MRTMTSNSENQITRSDLIKSAVNTGALGMEFSWTYYKQMNIAFCLMVANMLKKIYAGRPDDYAEALHRHSAFFNITPQLAPFVGGIAMAMEEKVARGEVEPESVNDIKAALMGPLSGLGDSFFLSTLRVVAAAVGISLCQAGNVFGPIAFLLVYNIPAFLIRIFGAIKGYELGIGFLDEAQKTGLMQKIMACVGIVGVMVVGAMSKDMFWASVPVAIGQGDSAQTLQDILDGIMPGMLGMAAFWLYYWLLSKKINPMVLILCTMVVGIIGAYFGVLA, encoded by the coding sequence ATGAGGACGATGACTTCTAATTCCGAGAACCAGATTACTCGCTCCGACCTCATTAAGAGCGCCGTGAACACCGGCGCCCTGGGCATGGAATTCTCCTGGACCTACTACAAGCAGATGAACATTGCCTTCTGCCTGATGGTCGCCAACATGCTCAAGAAGATCTATGCCGGCCGTCCCGATGATTACGCCGAGGCCTTGCACCGTCACAGCGCATTCTTCAACATCACCCCGCAGCTCGCTCCCTTCGTGGGCGGCATCGCGATGGCCATGGAAGAAAAGGTCGCTCGTGGCGAGGTTGAGCCCGAGAGCGTCAACGACATCAAGGCCGCCCTCATGGGTCCGCTTTCCGGCCTGGGTGACTCCTTCTTCCTGTCCACCCTGCGCGTCGTCGCCGCTGCCGTGGGCATCAGCCTGTGCCAGGCCGGCAACGTCTTTGGCCCCATCGCCTTCCTGCTCGTCTACAACATCCCGGCGTTCCTGATTCGTATCTTTGGCGCTATCAAGGGCTATGAGCTAGGCATTGGCTTCCTCGACGAGGCACAGAAGACCGGCCTGATGCAAAAGATCATGGCCTGCGTCGGCATTGTCGGCGTTATGGTCGTCGGCGCCATGAGCAAGGACATGTTCTGGGCTTCGGTGCCTGTCGCTATTGGTCAGGGCGACTCCGCCCAGACTCTCCAGGACATCCTGGACGGTATCATGCCCGGTATGCTCGGCATGGCCGCCTTCTGGCTCTACTATTGGCTGCTCTCCAAGAAGATCAACCCGATGGTCCTGATCCTCTGCACCATGGTCGTGGGCATCATCGGCGCTTACTTTGGCGTGCTTGCCTAA
- a CDS encoding SIS domain-containing protein, protein MKETEKIEIMHFDQEGYLEDGRNVYEAGKKMTALADRVHEEGYDAVFLMGVGGTWDEFMQLEYLMNKFGDRDLEVYLIHAAEWNVMGHKRMTDRSVVLTASESGTTPEVLEAVGKMREMGVRVFAMTNPEGKIGQAVGAENCVMMASDHGAGGCEKGYYLADCFGLRLLNRRGCFPKFDLFIEQTKDVWKDMLDIRKRFEPRAEELARKYALADYTMFIGSGALWGETILYSMCLLEEMQWKRIRHITSHDFFHGTLELLEPGVPVFLFMGEDECRALDERVRAFLTSGVTGDEDYVIIDTAEYAIPGLDDDFRVIVSPWILSVLTTDRLSRNYELVTKHNLKYRRYYHQFDY, encoded by the coding sequence ATGAAGGAGACCGAGAAGATCGAGATCATGCACTTCGACCAGGAGGGCTACCTCGAGGACGGCAGGAACGTCTACGAGGCCGGCAAGAAGATGACCGCCCTGGCCGACCGCGTGCACGAGGAGGGCTACGACGCCGTCTTCCTGATGGGCGTCGGCGGCACCTGGGACGAGTTCATGCAGCTCGAGTACCTCATGAACAAGTTCGGCGACCGCGACCTCGAGGTCTACCTGATCCACGCCGCCGAGTGGAACGTCATGGGCCACAAGCGCATGACCGACAGGTCCGTCGTGCTGACCGCCTCCGAGTCCGGCACCACCCCCGAGGTGCTCGAGGCCGTCGGCAAGATGAGGGAGATGGGCGTGCGCGTCTTCGCCATGACCAACCCCGAGGGCAAGATCGGGCAGGCCGTGGGCGCCGAGAACTGCGTCATGATGGCCTCCGACCACGGCGCCGGCGGCTGCGAGAAGGGCTACTACCTCGCCGACTGCTTCGGCCTGCGCCTGCTCAACCGCCGCGGCTGCTTCCCCAAGTTCGACCTGTTCATCGAGCAGACGAAGGACGTCTGGAAGGACATGCTCGACATCCGCAAGCGCTTCGAGCCGCGCGCCGAGGAGCTCGCCAGGAAGTACGCGCTGGCCGACTACACCATGTTCATCGGCTCGGGCGCGCTGTGGGGCGAGACCATCCTGTACTCCATGTGCCTGCTCGAGGAGATGCAGTGGAAGCGCATCCGCCACATCACCTCGCACGACTTCTTCCACGGCACGCTCGAGCTGCTCGAGCCCGGCGTCCCGGTGTTCCTGTTCATGGGAGAGGACGAGTGCCGCGCCCTCGACGAGCGCGTCCGCGCCTTCCTCACCAGCGGCGTGACCGGCGACGAGGACTACGTCATCATCGACACCGCCGAGTACGCGATCCCGGGCCTGGACGACGACTTCCGCGTCATCGTGTCGCCGTGGATCCTGTCCGTGCTGACCACCGACCGCCTCTCGCGCAACTACGAGCTGGTCACCAAGCACAACCTCAAGTACCGCCGCTACTACCACCAGTTCGACTACTAA
- a CDS encoding GntR family transcriptional regulator yields the protein MAEAVGDLPVYKQIRRCIAERIERGDYPTGSMIPSENELAEEFGTTRLTIRSAMDELVKSGQIRRVQGKGAFVGHKWFDEHVRKGGFRQTVLASGATPSVRILARSKRYAGLYYADLFGIAEDDLLYSVRRLNCIDGEPVSIEMTLIPCLLFPGIEDVDISVFSLYETYDMLGRKPDRSIEKLDIEALGARDASLLNLEPGDLALVLECLTYDASGQVIEYAKSFTRGDAGGYTYIY from the coding sequence ATGGCTGAAGCGGTAGGGGACCTGCCGGTCTACAAACAAATCCGCCGCTGTATTGCGGAGCGGATCGAGCGCGGCGATTATCCGACGGGTTCGATGATACCGTCCGAAAACGAGCTTGCCGAGGAGTTTGGCACCACGCGCCTGACAATTCGTAGCGCCATGGACGAGCTGGTCAAGAGCGGTCAGATTCGTCGCGTGCAGGGCAAGGGCGCCTTTGTGGGGCATAAGTGGTTTGATGAGCACGTTCGCAAAGGCGGTTTTCGCCAGACGGTTTTGGCCTCGGGCGCGACGCCGTCGGTGCGCATCCTCGCGCGTTCCAAACGCTATGCCGGCCTGTACTATGCCGACCTGTTTGGTATCGCCGAGGACGATTTGCTTTACTCGGTGCGCCGTCTTAACTGCATCGATGGCGAGCCCGTGTCGATCGAGATGACGCTGATTCCGTGTCTGCTGTTTCCGGGTATCGAGGATGTCGATATTTCGGTTTTCAGTCTGTATGAAACCTATGACATGTTGGGTCGAAAGCCAGATAGATCGATTGAGAAGCTCGATATCGAAGCTTTGGGCGCACGCGATGCGAGCCTGCTCAATCTTGAGCCAGGAGATCTGGCGCTTGTGCTGGAATGCTTGACCTACGATGCGAGCGGACAGGTCATCGAGTACGCCAAATCCTTCACGCGCGGTGACGCCGGCGGTTACACCTATATTTACTAA
- a CDS encoding PTS sugar transporter subunit IIC: MLVQAILIGLIAAFGKLDYQLGTLYAFRPIVLCPLVGIVLGDLQSGLAIGASLELLFMGSISIGAYVPPDECIGGVLACAFAIQLGQSTEAAIALAMPIATLCLAIKNVINAGMPLLVDRADVFASKGNLKGIYAMHWIIGLVIVVLAFILCSVSFYLGADAVQGLLDFIPTFVLDGFGVAANILPAMGFAMLGRLVLTKQLVPFYFLGFLLCSYANVPVLGVALIAIIIGIDKYDLLGLGGAQPQLSVEGDEDDDF, from the coding sequence ATGCTTGTTCAAGCGATCCTCATCGGACTTATCGCTGCCTTCGGTAAGCTCGATTATCAGCTCGGTACGCTCTATGCGTTCCGCCCGATCGTTCTGTGCCCGCTCGTCGGCATAGTCCTCGGGGACCTGCAGTCCGGCCTCGCCATCGGCGCGAGCCTCGAGCTGCTCTTCATGGGTTCAATCTCCATCGGCGCTTACGTGCCGCCCGATGAGTGTATTGGCGGTGTGCTCGCCTGCGCCTTCGCTATTCAGCTGGGCCAGAGCACTGAGGCCGCTATCGCGCTCGCGATGCCCATCGCCACCCTGTGCCTGGCCATCAAGAACGTCATCAACGCCGGTATGCCCCTTCTGGTCGACCGCGCCGACGTCTTTGCCAGCAAGGGTAACCTCAAGGGTATCTACGCTATGCACTGGATTATCGGTCTCGTGATTGTCGTCCTGGCCTTTATCCTGTGCTCGGTCTCCTTCTATCTGGGTGCCGACGCCGTTCAGGGCCTGCTCGACTTCATCCCGACGTTCGTCCTCGATGGCTTTGGCGTCGCAGCCAACATCCTGCCTGCCATGGGCTTCGCCATGCTCGGCCGTCTGGTGCTTACCAAGCAGCTCGTGCCGTTCTACTTCCTGGGCTTCCTGCTGTGCTCCTATGCCAACGTGCCCGTCCTCGGCGTCGCTCTGATCGCAATCATCATCGGCATCGACAAGTACGACCTGCTGGGCCTTGGTGGCGCCCAGCCCCAGCTTTCTGTGGAAGGGGATGAGGACGATGACTTCTAA
- a CDS encoding PTS fructose transporter subunit IIA, producing MRQYIFASHAHFATGIKESTELLSGARDNVHDLSMFVDGRTDVAEEAAKLLATFDPADDVIVCTDLFGGSVNNEFTKIVQTRPNTYLVANMNLPLLIQLLFSDQEAPADQVIREILAADDTRVKFVNDLLTDADDEEEF from the coding sequence ATGAGGCAATACATCTTCGCCAGCCACGCGCATTTTGCGACCGGCATCAAGGAGAGCACCGAGCTGCTCTCGGGCGCGCGCGATAACGTCCACGACCTGTCGATGTTTGTCGACGGCCGCACCGACGTCGCCGAGGAGGCCGCCAAGCTCCTGGCGACCTTCGACCCCGCCGACGACGTAATCGTGTGCACCGACCTGTTTGGCGGCAGCGTCAACAACGAGTTCACCAAGATCGTCCAGACGCGCCCCAACACCTACCTGGTTGCCAACATGAATCTGCCGCTGCTGATCCAGCTGCTCTTTTCGGACCAGGAGGCTCCCGCCGATCAGGTTATCCGCGAGATCCTCGCGGCTGACGACACGCGCGTCAAGTTTGTCAACGACCTGCTGACCGATGCGGATGACGAGGAAGAGTTCTAG